TGAGGCGCGCGGCCAGTTGCGATGCGATCGTCGCCACTGAGGGCAGCGCCGCACCGCGTGCGGCGGACAGCGGCATCACGACCGAGCTGTCGACGCGAAACAGATGGCCGCCGCTATCGATGCCAGGCGTGGCAACCGGAATGAAGACGGTGGCGCCGCCGCGTGCTTTCGCGGCTTCGGCTAAAGCGGGGTGGCCGAGCACGATCGCGGGCACGTTCGGGTCGAGCGCTTGCGGCCATGCCGGCGGCGCGAAGCTGGCGACCCACAGCAAGGCATCGATCTCTCCTTTCGCAAGCAGTCTCGCCGTGCGATAGCGATACGGATCGTAATCGAGCGGCGCCGTGCCCGCGACGCGTGCGGGCGCGCAGACACGCGTGCGCAGCGGCAAACCCGCAAGCCAGGTCACGGTCTGGTTGACGCTCAACGCGCCATCGTCGCCGCCGAGCGCGAGACAGCCCGCGCGTACGGTGCGGTTTGCCGCTTTGACGATGCGGTTCAAGGCTTCGATGAGGAGCGCCGCGTGCGGGCCGGGCAGCGTGGCCGGTTCGTAGACGAGCACGGTGTAGTGCGCGGCGGCGATGCGCGCCTGCAGCGCGGCGAGTGCCTCTGCCGCACCCGTGCCGTCGTCCCGCAATGCGCGAGGCGCACGGCCTTCGCTCAGCGCGGACCAGAGGGCGAGTATGTCGAAGGGATCGGCGTCCGGCAGGAGCGCTTCGATTCGCGTAGTCGCGAGGCCGCTCGCAGCCGGGTCGGGCGCGCAACCGACGAACACCAGTTCGCGTTTGTGCGGCGTGCCTTCCAGCGTACGCGCGAAAAATCGCGGATAACGCTGCGACGGCTGGCAGCCGAAGAACACCAGCAGGTCCGCACGTGAACGCACTTCGGAAAGCGTCGTGAAAAACGAACCGCGATCCTGCAAGGCCAATGTGGTGGCGCTCATCGCATCGCCATGCAAATGATCGAGGATCGCGCCGCAACCCGCGGCGAGCGTGTAAAGCTCACGGGCGCCGGCAACGTCCGTGGTCAGGGCGCCGAACAGCGGGCGGTGCGCCGAGGACAGGATCCGCGCCGCGCTCGTGAGAGCGGTATCGAGATCCGCGTCGTGTCCGTCCACGCTGTTGCTGCACTGCGCATCCGGCTTGCCGTAGCACGCGAGCGCCTGCGCGAGGCGCGGGCATTCGGTATTGAGCACCGCGAGCGTATCGTCTTCGCGCGACTCGACGACGAGGTCGTCGCACAGCAGCGGGCAGAACGGACAGATCCAATCGCGCGTAACCGACGAGGCGGGCACGTTGGCCGGAGCCGAGGAGCTCGTGGACGATGGATCGATGGGCGTGAGGTGCATGGCCGCATTTTTAGCAAGCTCCATGCCGATCTGAACGGCCGGCCGTGGCGCGGGTGCGCGGCGCATGGTGCACCGCTTATGCGGCGCTGCGCCTGAAGGAGCCGATACGGTCGCCGTCCGCGCGCCGCTGCATGCTCATTGCGCCGGATCGGCGGCGCGCCTGCCGGCTGCACCGCACAGGTTGTGTGTCAATCTGGAGCAGAGTGTCACGAACTGCCACAGCAGCTTGCCGTTCGTTTACATCCACACCCTATCCAGCGATTGGCATGGAATTTGTATGGCTCGCCTAGGTGGTCTCGCCGGTGAACGGCGCGCCGATCCGGCGATCATGCAGTGCCGAAGCCACGAGCCACGCTGAAGCACCGGTGCGGGTCGCCGCCGTCATATCGTCGCGATGGCGGATGCCACCCGCTCCGATTACGGCAGTCTCTGCGGGGGCGCTGGCACGAATGCGTTCCACGGTGGCGAGATCGGGGCCGTCATAGCTGCCCACCTGATCGAGCGTCATTGCGATCACTCGCTGAGGCCACCAGGCAGAGGCGCGCTCGAATGCGGTGGCGGTGAGCAGCCGGCCGGCGCGGTGGTCGAGCGAGAGGATCGGCGCAAGCCCGGCCGTGTCGGCGGCGCGCAGCGCGTCGATGTCGTGCAGCGACTCGGTGCCGAACACGGGCACGAGCGTCGCGAGGTCGTGAGGAACAGGCTGGCTGTCGATGTTGCCGATGCGCTTGCCGGCTTCTTCGATACGTTCGAACAGCGAATGCATCGATGCATAGTCGGCATAGCCCGCATCGAGCCAGATGTCAGTGCCGGGCAGGGCGGCACGCAATG
Above is a genomic segment from Paraburkholderia aromaticivorans containing:
- a CDS encoding formylmethanofuran dehydrogenase, yielding MHLTPIDPSSTSSSAPANVPASSVTRDWICPFCPLLCDDLVVESREDDTLAVLNTECPRLAQALACYGKPDAQCSNSVDGHDADLDTALTSAARILSSAHRPLFGALTTDVAGARELYTLAAGCGAILDHLHGDAMSATTLALQDRGSFFTTLSEVRSRADLLVFFGCQPSQRYPRFFARTLEGTPHKRELVFVGCAPDPAASGLATTRIEALLPDADPFDILALWSALSEGRAPRALRDDGTGAAEALAALQARIAAAHYTVLVYEPATLPGPHAALLIEALNRIVKAANRTVRAGCLALGGDDGALSVNQTVTWLAGLPLRTRVCAPARVAGTAPLDYDPYRYRTARLLAKGEIDALLWVASFAPPAWPQALDPNVPAIVLGHPALAEAAKARGGATVFIPVATPGIDSGGHLFRVDSSVVMPLSAARGAALPSVATIASQLAARLNAQPAKQVQP
- a CDS encoding HisA/HisF-related TIM barrel protein → MQVIPVLDLLDGHVVRAVRGERTAYRPIRSSLAATSEPLHIARALLAASGARTLYIADLGAILQQGAHVETLAALRAALPGTDIWLDAGYADYASMHSLFERIEEAGKRIGNIDSQPVPHDLATLVPVFGTESLHDIDALRAADTAGLAPILSLDHRAGRLLTATAFERASAWWPQRVIAMTLDQVGSYDGPDLATVERIRASAPAETAVIGAGGIRHRDDMTAATRTGASAWLVASALHDRRIGAPFTGETT